In the Centroberyx gerrardi isolate f3 chromosome 9, fCenGer3.hap1.cur.20231027, whole genome shotgun sequence genome, one interval contains:
- the lrrc8c gene encoding volume-regulated anion channel subunit LRRC8C has protein sequence MIPVTEFRQFSEQQPALRVLKPWWDVFTDYLSVVMLMIGVFGCTLQVMQDKIICLPQRMSSPDQNMPSDNRSKAEVEPLLHLQSHVSAPPKEMKGLKTDLDLQQYSFINQMCYEKALHWYAKYFPYLVLIHTLIFMVCSNFWFKFPGSSSKIEHFISILGKCFDSPWTTRALSEVSGENPEEKDHKKNSTNRSNINVPPGEGNLEKTQSLRSIPEKIVVDKPTASALDKKEGEQAKALFEKVKKFRLHVEEGDILYIMYVRQTVFKVLKFLLIIAYNSVLVSEVQITVKCNVDIQDMTGYKHFSCNHTMAHLFSKLSYCYLCFVAVYGLTSLYTSYWLFYRSLKEYSFEYVRQETGINDIPDVKNDFAFMLHMIDQYDPLYSKRFAVFLSEVSENKLKQLNLNHEWTAEKLRQRLQTNANNRLELQLFMLSGLPDTIFEVTELQSLKLEIINNVTIPASISQLEDLQELSLYQCSLKLHTTATSFLKENLKVLRVKFDDSRELPNWLYGLRNLEELYLIGSLSPDASKNVLESLRELKCLKSLSLKSNLTKIPQSIVDVSSHLQRLYIYNDGTKLVMLNNLKKMTNLTELEIVRCDLERIPHAVFSLTNLQELDLKENNLRSIEEILSFQHLRKLTCLKLWYNSIMYIPEHIKKLGSLERLYFSHNKIEILPSHLFLCNKLRYLDLSNNDIRFIPPEIGVLQSLLYFSVTCNKIEYLPDELFFCKKLKTLKLGKNTLSLLSPKISYLLLLTHLDLKGNHFEVLPPELGCCRALKRSGLIVEDALFETLPSDIRDQMKAE, from the exons ATGATTCCCGTGACAGAGTTCCGACAGTTCTCTGAGCAGCAGCCAGCGTTGCGGGTGCTGAAGCCGTGGTGGGATGTGTTCACCGACTATCTCTCCGTCGTCATGCTCATGATTGGTGTGTTTGGATGCACCCTCCAG gTGATGCAAGACAAAATCATATGCCTTCCTCAGAGAATGTCATCGCCAGACCAAAACATGCCTTCGGACAACAGAAGTAAAGCTGAAGTGGAGCCATTGTTACACTTGCAGTCCCATGTTTCAGCTCCGCCAAAAGAAATGAAGGGCTTAAAGACCGATCTGGATCTTCAACAGTACAGTTTCATCAATCAAATGTGTTATGAGAAGGCGCTGCACTGGTACGCAAAGTACTTTCCCTATCTGGTTCTTATACACACTCTAATTTTCATGGTGTGTAGCAACTTCTGGTTCAAATTTCCCGGCTCTAGTTCTAAAATAGAGCATTTTATTTCCATCCTCGGCAAGTGCTTTGATTCTCCATGGACCACGCGAGCCTTGTCAGAGGTGTCTGGAGAAAATCCTGAAGAAAAGGACCATAAAAAGAACAGCACCAACAGGTCCAACATTAATGTACCTCCTGGAGAGGGCAATCTGGAGAAGACACAGTCCCTCCGGTCCATCCCAGAAAAGATTGTAGTTGACAAGCCCACAGCAAGCGCTCTTGAcaaaaaagagggagaacaaGCTAAAGCTCTTTTCGAAAAGGTAAAGAAGTTCCGTCTGCATGTGGAGGAGGGCGATATCCTCTATATTATGTATGTTCGCCAGACTGTGTTCAAGGTGCTTAAATTTCTCCTGATCATTGCATACAacagtgttttagtgtctgAAGTGCAGATTACAGTGAAATGCAATGTTGACATACAGGACATGACAGGCTATAAACACTTCTCATGTAATCACACCATGGCTCATCTGTTCTCCAAGCTCTCTTACTGTTATCTGTGCTTTGTGGCCGTCTACGGATTAACAAGCCTTTACACCTCCTACTGGCTGTTTTACCGCTCACTGAAAGAATACTCCTTTGAGTATGTGCGGCAGGAAACGGGCATCAATGACATCCCGGATGTCAAGAATGACTTTGCTTTCATGCTGCACATGATTGATCAGTACGACCCATTGTATTCTAAAAGATTTGCAGTTTTTCTATCGGAGGTCAGTGAGAACAAACTGAAACAGCTGAACCTCAACCATGAGTGGACTGCAGAGAAACTGCGTCAGAGACTGCAGACTAATGCCAACAACAGACTAGAGCTTCAGCTGTTCATGCTCTCAGGTCTACCAGACACCATCTTTGAGGTGACAGAGCTGCAGTCACTAAAGTTAGAGATcatcaacaatgtcaccatccCTGCCTCCATCTCTCAACTGGAAGACCTTCAGGAGCTGTCTCTTTACCAATGCTCTCTAAAGTTGCACACAACAGCTACCTCCTTCCTCAAAGAGAACCTGAAAGTGCTTCGTGTCAAGTTTGATGATAGCAGGGAGCTTCCAAACTGGCTGTATGGCCTGAGGAACTTAGAGGAGCTCTATCTCATTGGATCACTAAGTCCTGACGCCTCCAAGAACGTTCTTGAGTCGCTGCGTGAGCTGAAGTGTTTgaagtctctctccctcaagaGCAATCTGACCAAGATCCCGCAGTCTATTGTGGATGTTTCAAGCCACTTGCAGCGGCTCTACATATACAATGACGGCACTAAACTAGTTATGCTCAACAACCTGAAAAAGATGACCAATCTGACAGAGCTGGAGATAGTGCGCTGCGATCTGGAGCGCATTCCACATGCAGTCTTCAGCCTCACAAACCTGCAGGAGCTTGACCTGAAAGAGAATAACCTCCGCTCCATAGAGGAGATCCTTAGCTTCCAGCATCTCCGGAAACTCACTTGCCTCAAACTTTGGTACAACAGCATCATGTATATCCCAGAGCATATCAAAAAGCTTGGCAGCCTGGAGCGTCTCTACTTCAGCCACAACAAGATTGAGATATTGCCCTCACACCTATTCTTATGCAACAAGCTGCGCTACCTGGACCTGTCCAACAATGACATCCGCTTCATCCCTCCAGAAATTGGAGTCCTTCAGAGTCTGCTGTACTTCTCTGTCACCTGCAACAAAATTGAATATCTACCGGATGAGCTCTTCTTTTGCAAAAAGCTCAAAACGCTAAAGCTTGGCAAGAATACACTGTCCTTACTCTCACCAAAAATTTCCTATCTGCTTCTACTGACACACCTGGATCTCAAAGGCAACCATTTTGAGGTCCTGCCACCAGAGCTTGGTTGCTGTCGGGCCTTGAAGCGCAGTGGCCTTATAGTGGAAGATGCACTGTTTGAAACATTGCCTTCAGATATCAGGGACCAAATGAAGGCTGAGTGA
- the lrrc8db gene encoding leucine rich repeat containing 8 VRAC subunit Db — translation MFTLTEVASLNDIQPTYRILKPWWDVFMDYLGVVMLMLAIFAGTMQLTKDQVVCLPVLEQPPEEQGGFSGHRPAEAAADSWNGEGTMDAAPLMAKGLPDSMAHKIHFTQSGTYGQPYPTGVRTKLDFQQYVFVNQMCYHVALPWYSKYFPYLALIHTIVLMVSSNFWFKYPKTSSKIEHFVSILGKCFESPWTTKALSETACEDSEENKQRLTGASSLPKHFSTSSEEGSPNQSTPMLAKSGVKFSAEKLVIEVPSMTILDKKDGEQAKALFEKVRKFRAHVEDSDLIYKLYVAQTVIKTVKFILILCYTMTFVAAIDFDHVCEPEIKHLTGYAKFHCTHNMAFMLKKLLVSYIAIICVYGIICIYTLFWLFRRPLKEYSFEKVREESSFSDIPDVKNDFAFLLHMVDQYDQLYSKRFGVFLSEVSENKLREISLNHEWTFEKLRQHVTRNPQDKLELHLFMLSGVPDAVFDLTDLEILKLELIPEARITAKISQMINLQELHFYHCPAKVEQTAFIFLRDHLRCLHVKFTDVAEIPTWVYLLKSLRELYLVGNLNSENNKMIGLESLRDLRHLKILHLKSNLTKMPTNITDLSPHLIKLVVHNDGTKLLVLNSLKKMMNLAELELHNCELERIPHAIFSLTNLQELDLKSNNIRTIEEIISFQHLKRLTCLKLWHNKIISIPLSISHVKNLESLYLSHNKLESLPSSLFTLLKLRYLDVSHNSIVIIPLEVGFLQNLQHFAITGNKVEVVPKQLFKCTKLRTLCLGHNCISSLPEKISQLVQLTHLELKGNCLDRLPAQLGQCCLLRRNCLIVEDHLFDSLPLEAKESINQESNVSFANGV, via the coding sequence ATGTTCACTCTCACGGAAGTAGCCTCCCTGAATGACATCCAGCCAACTTATCGAATACTGAAACCATGGTGGGATGTCTTCATGGATTACCTTGGTGTTGTTATGCTGATGTTGGCGATATTTGCTGGAACAATGCAATTAACTAAAGACCAAGTGGTTTGTCTTCCCGTCCTGGAACAGCCTCCGGAGGAGCAAGGGGGCTTCTCGGGACACCGACCAGCAGAGGCAGCTGCTGACTCATGGAATGGAGAAGGCACGATGGACGCTGCTCCCCTAATGGCAAAAGGGCTACCTGACAGTATGGCCCATAAAATTCACTTCACACAGTCGGGTACCTATGGGCAGCCTTACCCAACGGGTGTCAGGACCAAGTTGGATTTTCAGCAGTACGTTTTTGTCAACCAGATGTGCTACCATGTTGCCCTTCCTTGGTATTCCAAATATTTTCCATACCTGGCTCTAATCCACACTATTGTATTAATGGTCAGTAGCAACTTCTGGTTCAAATACCCAAAGACAAGTTCCAAAATAGAACATTTTGTTTCAATACTCGGAAAGTGTTTTGAATCACCTTGGACAACAAAGGCATTGTCCGAGACTGCATGTGAGGACTCGGAGGAGAACAAGCAGAGGCTGACTggcgcctcctccctcccaaaGCATTTCTCAACAAGCAGCGAAGAGGGGAGTCCAAACCAGTCCACCCCAATGCTCGCAAAATCTGGGGTCAAGTTTTCTGCTGAAAAGCTTGTGATTGAAGTTCCATCCATGACCATATTGGACAAGAAAGATGGTGAGCAAGCAAAGGCCCTGTTTGAAAAAGTAAGGAAATTCCGTGCCCATGTGGAAGACAGTGACTTGATTTACAAGCTCTATGTCGCTCAAACAGTAATCAAAACAGTGAAATTCATTTTAATCCTGTGCTACACAATGACATTTGTTGCTGCTATAGATTTTGACCATGTGTGTGAGCCTGAAATAAAACACTTGACTGGGTATGCCAAGTTCCATTGTACACATAACATGGCATTCATGTTAAAGAAACTCCTTGTCAGTTATATCGCTATCATATGCGTTTATGGCATAATCTGTATATACACACTCTTCTGGCTTTTTCGGCGACCGCTTAAGGAGTATTCCTTTGAAAAagtcagagaggagagcagcttcagtgaCATTCCTGATGTTAAGAATGACTTTGCTTTCCTCCTACATATGGTTGATCAGTATGACCAGCTGTATTCAAAGCGTTTTGGCGTTTTTCTCTCTGAGGTTAGTGAAAACAAACTACGGGAGATCAGCCTGAACCATGAGTGGACCTTTGAGAAGCTGCGGCAGCATGTAACGCGCAATCCTCAAGACAAGTTGGAACTTCACCTTTTCATGCTGTCTGGAGTGCCGGATGCTGTGTTTGACCTCACTGATTTGGAAATCCTTAAACTAGAATTGATTCCCGAGGCCAGGATAACAGCTAAGATTTCCCAAATGATAAACCTCCAGGAGCTGCACTTCTATCACTGTCCGGCCAAAGTTGAGCAGActgctttcatttttcttcGTGACCACCTCCGGTGCCTTCATGTTAAATTCACTGATGTTGCTGAGATCCCTACCTGGGTATACTTGTTGAAAAGTTTAAGGGAACTCTACTTGGTTGGTAATCTGAACTCTGAGAACAACAAAATGATTGGACTGGAGTCTCTGAGAGACCTCAGACACCTAAAGATTTTACATCTCAAAAGCAACCTAACAAAGATGCCTACAAACATAACTGATCTCTCTCCACATCTGATCAAGTTGGTTGTTCATAACGATGGTACAAAACTCTTGGTACTGAATAGTTTGAAGAAAATGATGAATCTTGCAGAGTTGGAGCTTCATAATTGTGAACTGGAGCGAATCCCTCATGCTATCTTCAGTTTGACCAACCTGCAGGAGCTTGACCTAAAATCCAATAACATTCGTACCATTGAGGAGATCATTAGCTTTCAGCATCTCAAGAGACTGACCTGCCTCAAACTTTGGCACAATAAGATAATCTCCATTCCACTGTCAATAAGCCATGTCAAAAACCTTGAGTCACTCTATCTCTCGCACAACAAGCTTGAGTCTTTGCCCTCATCATTGTTCACCCTCCTCAAGTTGAGGTACCTTGATGTTAGCCATAACTCAATAGTGATAATACCACTGGAAGTGGGTTTTCTGCAGAACCTCCAACATTTTGCCATTACAGGTAACAAAGTTGAGGTGGTGCCCAAGCAATTGTTCAAGTGCACCAAACTGAGGACATTATGTCTTGGCCACAACTGCATCTCTTCCCTTCCAGAGAAAATTAGCCAACTAGTGCAGCTGACACATCTTGAACTTAAAGGAAATTGTCTGGATCGCCTCCCAGCTCAGCTTGGTCAGTGCTGCCTCCTCCGCAGAAACTGCCTAATTGTGGAGGACCACCTCTTTGACTCACTCCCCTTGGAGGCCAAAGAGAGCATCAATCAGGAATCCAATGTTTCTTTTGCAAATGGGGTGTAA